Genomic DNA from Sphingobium sp. WTD-1:
CAAAATCAGATATAGGAGACACCACGAACCCGATGGTTCGCAGTAATGGCGGAGAGGGAGGGAAGCGTTGAAGCTGCCCCGATTTCGCGTGATTCGCGCCTGTCGATGGCAGCATCGCTATCAGGCTGGAGCGCCTGGGTGTAGCCCTAGTTCGAGGGACGCGCCTGGATTCGAACCGTCGCTGGCTCCATCGCTCCAGGCCATGATCTTGCACGTCATCATCGCCCAAGACGATCACCTGGGGCGGTGGAGATCATGGTGATCTGGAGGCGGGTATCTTCAGTGGCGAGTTGCCCCGGCGGGAACTTCATCGTCATTGTCGAGGAAGGTTTCCATGCCCTCGGCGGCGACCGCCTGTGCGAAGGCTTCGAAGGCAGCCTCGTCCGTGTCGAACAGATCGTCCCAGACCGTCGATGTTCCGGCATCGTTGACGACTTCCAGCGCCCACTTCGGATCATGTTCGAGCCGATAGACGAGAACGCGGACGGTAATGCCATCTCGGCTAACGGTTCGGGACAAGGGGGACTCGATGATTGTAGGATCGGTGTCGGTCATGGTGATCTCCAGGAGCAGTCTAGGGATGATATGTCAGGCCGCGAGCGCCCGATAGACCGATGCCCGCCCGATCCCCATCTAGGGCGCGTGGGTGCGGGGGGATAATGAACAAAGGGAGCGAGGGGGTGGCGGCTCGCCCTCGGAACGCCCACATGACGCGCTTGGCATGATCGGTCTGCTCACGTAATCCGTAGATATGTCCGCCCAAGATGAGCCTTCGCTAAATTCGCTCCTGACGATCTTCAACATCACGAGAAAGGCGGAGCTTGTTGACCATTGCCGGGCTGCAGTGATCGGGAAATCTGACCTGGCGAACTTGATCTTGGCCTGCCAGATGCAGGCTGTTCCGATTGGGCACATCCCGATCTTCAAGCATCACCATCCTGAGCATTTGAACCCGACCGATGAAGATAGAGCGGCCTTCGCAGCGAACGGCGTGGGTAAGCTTTCGAAGGAAGCGCGAAAGTTCACCAACAAGATCGACCAGATGTTTGAACAGCGACGGCTATTTTGTGGCCACATGTTCCTGCCGCTGGAGTGGCCAGGGCACTGGCATTTGTTCTACTTCGACCAGCGAGATACCGACCAGCGCAACAACCACTGGGAGCATGGGAGCCACCTTCACCTGATGAATATGGTTACGCACCCACGCCTCTCGCCGGAAGCGCTCGCACAAAAGCTTGATGCCGAAGTCCGGCCCAAGTTGGGCGGAACGATCCATATCCGGTTTGATCGCGATAGCAATCAGGCGGCGAGCGCCCGGTAGACCGATGCTCGTCCGATCTTGAGCCGCTTGGCGATCGCGGTGGCGCCGAGCCCCTGGTCGCGCAACTCTCGCACCTGGGCGGGATCGATGGTGGCCGGTCTGCCCTTATAGGCGCCCTTGAGCTTGGCTGCTTCGATCCCCCGACGCTGCCTGGCACGAATGAAGTGCTTTTCCATCGAGCCGATCATTCCGAACAAGGTCAGCAATACCTCGCTCATCATGTCGCTGCCGTCGAAGGTGATCGCCGGGTCATGGATGCGCAGCGCGGCCCTCTTCTCGACGACCCGCTTGCCTACGGCGAGGAGGCTGGCCGTGTCCCGCGCGATGCGATCGGGATGGAGGGCGAGGAGCTGGTCGCCAGGTTCCAACAATCGGAGGGCTGCTTCAAGCTGGTCGCGGCCGTGGAGGGTGGAGCCGTTCCCGATATCGGCGAAGACGACGACAGCGCCGAGTTCTTCGAGCCGGGCCTT
This window encodes:
- a CDS encoding recombinase family protein, coding for MAKVLGYARISTDDGQDIASQKARLEELGAVVVFADIGNGSTLHGRDQLEAALRLLEPGDQLLALHPDRIARDTASLLAVGKRVVEKRAALRIHDPAITFDGSDMMSEVLLTLFGMIGSMEKHFIRARQRRGIEAAKLKGAYKGRPATIDPAQVRELRDQGLGATAIAKRLKIGRASVYRALAA